A portion of the Anoxybacillus gonensis genome contains these proteins:
- a CDS encoding S8 family peptidase: MKKWKKAALSVSLASALIVPTVAQASTELPIAQWKKQVTKGQTSLAYKRFEEAQDQVSADTLIVKYSEKIPAAVHRSFGATLKQSFPQLGYDVVTVQKGKDMQQVVKNYAKLKAVKRVTPSFTYKRLGSADPKADHMYLLSLLNMEKALKLAGKSNVTVAVIDTGMDTKHPELKGRLLPAYNAINPAGAPIKDVHGTHVAGIIGANANNGVGAHGVNPNVKILPIDVFGGGLGASDYTIAQGILYAIEKGAKVINMSLGGYFSSPILEEAVQKAIDAGITVVAAAGNEATDMYSIPASYEGVISVGATDSKNKLAEFSNYGPSVDIVAPGVDVYSPIYDYTKGSSFAELSGTSMASPVVAGVASLLLSKYPNLKPYQVEWILERTATDLGEKGYDLTYGNGLVNPVAALQYNIKNVPQKEKWNDETILAKAPVIDAKEPYVKTGSFTKPEEMHWVKVNVQQGESVQVLLEGAQSYDYKLVFRFYPEGKTASEKPIQVNNGRAGEMEAKLFTAKQSGVLAIGVTDANGNYSLQGKSTYTLAVQSFTELADDGLTKENPAVIEQLPFVAENLTFVPEKDATESDRDYFQFTVTEPTTVKFQLSPVPGIDSSLNIYLADELYRPVDPDAKYKEITFPIASGNNNGISKGETLTFEAQPGVPYVVEASSEPMGGFYPMMFELAMSSNQVKQLTGSAIPYQLRAEVVTLPADEDNFPAREPMPSEEGAVEQTEKTQQQMRKPNDVVVIIDDGSWNSFDQEQVQQIKANARPYNIGEKTEAFIQFSGDQDFYRFTVPTTAVYEFSFATPDDMMPSATLFEYDEKKDDLVPVNNFWPFDWMTGKKQTDWTLILEEGKTYYMLVQNDNYQPVAEPYSMTSKKLIDAPKDKNEKNNEPMQATVVNVNETKTGNFVLPNDVDYYYYKHRQANELLTLFAQPSKPNASLPKSLRGTLVPIISVVEDTNGNMTIDEDEYGKAVTFFPNGWSPLYDVHGSFRAKKNVGYFFVVNSFMFDGLSLQSYNFGIQSFNKKDEDASSVLKNNVPSKPLSLYKKGNTYEATGYMNIVDYGDKDAYKFVVEKDGTFTFKLDVPGTMDGVMSIFDAKGRLVQTYDHYGDGDAEIGTLSLKKGTYYVVVEESLARPNAKPYTLSITKK, encoded by the coding sequence ATGAAAAAATGGAAGAAGGCCGCATTATCCGTTAGTTTAGCTTCCGCACTCATCGTGCCGACGGTCGCTCAAGCGTCGACAGAACTGCCAATTGCCCAATGGAAAAAACAAGTGACAAAAGGGCAAACGTCTCTTGCTTACAAACGGTTTGAAGAGGCGCAAGATCAAGTGAGCGCCGACACGCTGATTGTGAAGTACAGCGAGAAAATTCCAGCTGCCGTTCATCGCAGTTTCGGAGCGACATTGAAGCAATCCTTTCCGCAACTAGGATATGACGTCGTCACCGTGCAAAAAGGGAAAGATATGCAGCAAGTGGTAAAAAATTACGCAAAATTAAAAGCCGTCAAACGTGTGACACCAAGTTTTACATACAAACGGCTCGGTTCGGCTGATCCGAAAGCAGATCATATGTATTTATTATCGCTTTTAAATATGGAAAAGGCGTTAAAACTGGCTGGAAAGTCTAATGTCACAGTTGCCGTCATCGACACAGGAATGGATACGAAACATCCTGAGTTGAAAGGGCGTCTCCTCCCAGCCTACAACGCGATCAATCCGGCGGGGGCGCCGATCAAAGATGTGCACGGAACGCACGTTGCCGGCATTATCGGTGCGAACGCCAACAACGGTGTTGGGGCGCATGGTGTCAACCCGAACGTCAAAATTTTGCCGATTGACGTATTCGGGGGCGGGTTAGGAGCAAGCGATTATACGATCGCCCAAGGCATTTTGTATGCGATTGAAAAAGGAGCAAAAGTCATTAATATGAGCCTTGGCGGCTATTTTAGCTCGCCGATTTTAGAAGAAGCTGTTCAAAAAGCGATCGACGCAGGGATTACAGTCGTTGCGGCAGCAGGAAACGAAGCGACAGATATGTACTCTATCCCAGCTTCGTACGAAGGCGTCATTAGCGTCGGAGCGACCGACAGCAAAAATAAACTTGCTGAGTTTTCAAACTACGGTCCGTCTGTAGACATTGTGGCACCGGGTGTGGACGTGTACAGCCCGATTTATGACTACACGAAAGGCTCTTCGTTTGCCGAGTTAAGTGGAACGTCGATGGCGTCGCCAGTTGTGGCGGGTGTGGCGTCGCTTCTTTTATCGAAGTACCCGAATTTAAAACCTTATCAAGTTGAATGGATTTTAGAACGTACGGCAACGGATTTAGGGGAAAAAGGATACGATTTAACGTACGGCAATGGTTTAGTCAATCCAGTGGCAGCGCTGCAATATAACATCAAAAATGTGCCGCAAAAAGAAAAATGGAACGATGAAACGATTTTAGCGAAAGCGCCAGTCATTGATGCGAAAGAACCGTACGTGAAAACAGGTTCGTTCACAAAACCAGAGGAAATGCATTGGGTGAAAGTGAACGTTCAACAAGGCGAAAGCGTCCAAGTGTTGCTCGAAGGAGCACAATCATACGACTATAAGCTCGTATTCCGTTTCTACCCGGAAGGAAAAACGGCGTCTGAAAAACCGATTCAAGTCAATAATGGTCGCGCAGGCGAAATGGAAGCGAAACTATTTACGGCAAAACAATCAGGTGTGCTTGCAATCGGCGTCACAGATGCGAACGGCAACTACAGCTTGCAAGGAAAGTCAACATATACGTTAGCTGTACAATCGTTTACAGAGCTTGCAGACGATGGTTTGACAAAAGAAAATCCAGCTGTCATTGAACAATTGCCGTTTGTTGCAGAGAACTTAACGTTTGTCCCAGAAAAAGATGCAACGGAAAGCGACCGTGACTATTTTCAATTTACTGTAACAGAACCGACGACAGTGAAGTTTCAATTGTCTCCTGTTCCAGGGATTGATTCATCGTTAAACATTTATTTGGCTGATGAGCTATATCGTCCTGTGGATCCAGATGCGAAATATAAAGAAATCACATTCCCGATTGCATCTGGAAACAATAACGGCATAAGCAAAGGAGAGACGCTCACGTTTGAAGCGCAACCGGGCGTGCCATATGTCGTTGAAGCTTCTAGCGAACCGATGGGCGGATTTTATCCAATGATGTTTGAGCTGGCGATGTCAAGCAATCAAGTAAAACAGTTAACCGGTTCAGCAATCCCATATCAACTTCGCGCAGAAGTCGTCACGCTTCCAGCTGACGAAGACAACTTCCCAGCACGCGAGCCGATGCCGTCGGAAGAAGGGGCTGTGGAACAAACTGAAAAAACACAACAACAAATGCGTAAACCAAACGATGTTGTTGTCATTATTGACGATGGAAGTTGGAACAGTTTCGATCAAGAACAAGTGCAACAAATTAAAGCAAATGCTCGACCTTACAACATTGGAGAAAAAACAGAAGCATTTATCCAGTTTAGTGGCGACCAAGATTTTTATCGCTTCACTGTCCCAACAACGGCTGTGTACGAGTTTTCGTTTGCGACACCTGACGATATGATGCCGTCAGCTACATTATTCGAATATGATGAGAAAAAAGACGATCTCGTACCAGTAAACAACTTTTGGCCATTTGATTGGATGACAGGCAAAAAACAAACAGACTGGACGCTCATTTTGGAAGAAGGAAAAACGTACTACATGTTAGTACAAAACGACAATTATCAACCGGTCGCTGAACCGTACAGCATGACGTCGAAAAAATTAATCGATGCACCAAAAGATAAAAATGAGAAAAATAACGAACCAATGCAAGCAACAGTTGTAAACGTCAATGAAACGAAAACAGGAAACTTCGTGCTTCCGAACGATGTCGATTACTACTACTATAAACATCGTCAAGCGAACGAGCTGTTGACGCTTTTTGCACAGCCAAGCAAACCGAATGCATCGCTGCCAAAATCATTGCGCGGCACATTAGTTCCAATCATCTCGGTTGTCGAAGATACGAACGGCAATATGACGATTGACGAAGACGAATACGGCAAAGCTGTTACGTTTTTCCCGAATGGCTGGAGCCCATTATACGACGTGCACGGATCGTTCCGAGCGAAGAAAAACGTTGGGTATTTCTTCGTCGTCAACTCGTTTATGTTTGATGGACTATCGCTTCAGTCGTACAACTTTGGCATTCAATCGTTCAACAAAAAAGATGAAGACGCATCGTCTGTCTTGAAAAACAACGTACCATCGAAGCCGCTTTCTCTTTATAAAAAAGGAAATACGTATGAAGCAACGGGGTATATGAACATCGTTGACTACGGAGATAAAGACGCGTACAAATTTGTCGTTGAAAAAGACGGCACATTTACATTCAAGCTCGATGTACCGGGCACGATGGACGGCGTCATGTCCATTTTCGATGCGAAAGGACGCCTCGTGCAAACGTATGACCATTACGGTGACGGCGACGCAGAAATCGGTACGCTTTCGTTGAAAAAAGGAACGTACTATGTCGTCGTAGAGGAATCGCTCGCTCGTCCAAATGCTAAGCCATACACGCTCTCTATAACAAAGAAATAG